The following proteins are encoded in a genomic region of Labeo rohita strain BAU-BD-2019 chromosome 5, IGBB_LRoh.1.0, whole genome shotgun sequence:
- the slc4a5a gene encoding electrogenic sodium bicarbonate cotransporter 4: MDHDRGMGNSRYRYEEEEDHQSIYIGVPVPRGYRRKRRRRRSSMSSRDADVERRLRHDHHRHEHYDCDDRDRYDLEVGGLDQPEHNLPPDINRTMSPAAERLRYILGDDEETMPTPTLFTEMDTLQHEGDELEWRESARWVKFEEKVEEGGERWSKPHVSTLSLHSLFELRTCLQTGTVLLDLEGYSLPQIVDDIIERQIEEGLIGPELRDKISFVLLRKHRHQTKKPIHRSLADLGKSGSGSGTRSPARTPAAGANFNRSTEDLRTKQAANYGRLRHAQSRSMNDIADTPSTDQLKNKFMKKIPRDAEASNVLVGEVDFLEKPFVAFVRLSQATTLGGLTEVPVPTRFLFVLLGPPGKAKSYNEIGRAIATLMVDDLFSDVAYKARDREDLIAGIDEFLDEVIVLPPGEWDPKIRIEPPKKIPSADKRKSVFSLNELGQMNGTAGGGGPVGEDEEMPVPHELGEELAYTGRFCGGLFLDIKRKLPWYPSDFYEGFHIQSISAVLFIYLGCITNAITFGGLLGDATDNYQGVMESFLGTALAGTVFCLFGGQPLIILSSTGPILIFEKLLYEFSKNNGIDYMELRLWIGMHSCAQCFLLVATDASYIIKYMTRFTEEGFSSLISFIFISDAIKKMVGAFKYYPINIDFKPDYVTAYKCECLAPDPIPVPDNSSALFGLNVTALDWTQLSKKECVKYGGSLVGKSCKYVPDLALMSFILFFGTYTMTVSLKKFKFSRYFPTKLRKLISDFSIFMSIMTFVGLDMLIGLQTPKLIVPTEFKPTRADRGWFVMPFGKNPWWVYLASSVPALLVTILIFMDQQISAVIVNRKENKLKKGCGYHLDLMWVGILMAACSFMGLPWYVAATVISIAHIDSLKMESESSAPGEQPQFLGVREQRLTGILVFVLTGVSIFLAPVLQFIPMPVLYGVFLYMGVASLSGIQFWDRIKLIMMPAKHQPDFSYLRHVPLRRVHLFTLVQIICLAVLWILKSTFLAIIFPVMILGLMVVRKMLDMVFSQHDLAWLDDILPEKEKKKKEDDKKNTKKDKKKGKGGDDSEDDKYNPYTNCSPTDSDLDRSITLHLKISCPSSPAMPMTRGMSCPVPQVKIEMESDYDDTDINPRSRHRDHRDMSSETTL; this comes from the exons ACCATCAGTCTATTTACATTGGTGTGCCAGTGCCCCGCGGTTACCGCCGCAAACGCAGGAGGAGACGTTCGTCCATGTCGAGTCGTGATGCAGATGTAGAACGAAGGCTTAGACACGACCATCACAGACACGAACACTATGATTGTGATGACAGAGACCGGTACGATCTCGAGGTGGGAGGCCTGGATCAACCAGAACACAATCTGCCACCAGACATCAACAGAACCA TGTCCCCAGCAGCAGAGCGGCTGCGCTACATTTTGGGGGATGATGAAGAAACCATGCCCACACCCACCCTCTTCACTGAGATGGACACGCTGCAACACGAGGGCGACGAACTGGAGTGGAGAGAATCAGCTAG GTGGGTGAAGTTTGAGGAGAAGGTCGAGGAGGGTGGGGAGAGATGGAGCAAACCCCACGTTTCCACGCTGTCCCTGCACAGCCTGTTTGAACTGCGGACATGCCTACAGACAGGCACCGTGCTGCTGGACCTGGAGGGATATTCACTCCCACAGATAGTCG ATGACATCATCGAACGTCAGATAGAGGAAGGTTTGATCGGTCCTGAGCTGAGAGATAAAATCAGCTTTGTCCTGTTGAGAAAGCACAGACACCAGACAAAGAAGCCTATCCATCGCTCCCTTGCAGATCTGGGCAAGTCTGGCTCTGGCTCAGGCA CACGAAGCCCAGCCCGAACCCCTGCTGCTGGAGCAAATTTTAACCGTTCTACAGAAGATCTGCGAACCAAACAAGCAGCCAACTATGGCAGACTAC GCCACGCTCAAAGCAGGAGTATGAATGACATTGCAGACACACCAAGCACAGACCAG CTAAAGAACAAGTTCATGAAAAAAATCCCCAGAGATGCAGAGGCATCAAATGTTCTGGTGGGAGAAGTGGACTTCTTAGAAAAACCCTTTGTTGCCTTCGTTCGGCTATCTCAGGCCACCACTCTTGGTGGTCTGACGGAAGTCCCGGTGCCCACCAG ATTCTTGTTTGTGCTACTTGGGCCTCCTGGCAAAGCCAAATCTTACAATGAGATTGGACGGGCCATTGCAACGCTCATGGTGGATGAT CTCTTCAGTGATGTAGCTTATAAAGCCAGGGACCGAGAGGATCTGATTGCTGGCATTGATGAGTTTCTGGATGAGGTGATTGTGCTTCCGCCTGGAGAATGGGACCCCAAAATTCGCATagaaccccccaaaaaaattcCCTCAGCAGACAAAAG GAAGTCTGTCTTTTCCCTCAATGAGCTCGGTCAGATGAATGGGACAGCAGGTGGTGGAGGGCCTGTTGGCGAGGATGAGGAGATGCCTGTTCCACATGAGCTTGGAGAAGAGTTGGCATATACAGGGAG GTTCTGTGGCGGCCTTTTCCTTGACATCAAGAGGAAGCTCCCCTGGTACCCCAGCGACTTTTATGAAGGCTTCCACATTCAGTCCATCTCTGCGGTGCTCTTCATCTATCTGGGCTGCATAACCAATGCAATCACCTTTGGGGGCCTTCTAGGGGATGCCACAGACAATTACCAG GGTGTGATGGAGAGTTTTTTGGGCACTGCTCTAGCAGGAACGGTATTCTGCTTGTTTGGTGGTCAACCCCTCATTATTCTCAGCTCAACAGGCCCCATCCTCATCTTCGAGAAACTGCTTTATGAATTCAGCAA AAATAATGGGATCGATTACATGGAGCTTCGACTGTGGATCGGAATGCACTCCTGCGCGCAGTGCTTTCTCCTGGTCGCAACGGATGCCAGTTACATCATAAAGTACATGACGCGCTTCACAGAGGAAGGCTTCTCTAGCctcatttccttcatttttatctCTGATGCTATCAAGAAGATGGTGGGAGCCTTCAAGTACTATCCCATCAACATCGACTTCAAACCAGACTATGTTACGGCCTACAAGTGCGAGTGTTTGGCACCAGACCCGA TCCCAGTGCCAGATAATTCCTCTGCTCTTTTTGGT TTGAATGTAACAGCTCTGGACTGGACTCAGCTGAGTAAGAAGGAGTGTGTGAAGTACGGAGGCTCACTGGTAGGAAAATCCTGCAAGTATGTTCCAGATCTTGCTCTCATGTCCTTCATTTTGTTCTTCGGGACCTACACCATGACCGTCAGTCTGAAGAAGTTCAAATTCAGTCGCTACTTTCCCACAAAG CTAAGGAAGTTGATTAGTGACTTCTCCATCTTCATGTCCATCATGACATTTGTGGGGCTGGACATGCTAATAGGTTTGCAAACACCCAAACTCATTGTGCCCACGGAGTTCAAG CCCACACGTGCCGACCGGGGTTGGTTTGTGATGCCGTTCGGAAAGAATCCATGGTGGGTTTACCTGGCAAGCTCTGTCCCTGCGCTCCTTGTCACCATCCTCATCTTCATGGACCAGCAGATCAGTGCTGTCATTGTCAACCGCAAAGAAAATAAGCTAAAG AAAGGCTGTGGGTATCATCTGGATCTGATGTGGGTGGGCATTCTGATGGCAGCCTGCTCTTTTATGGGCCTGCCGTGGTACGTGGCGGCCACTGTCATTTCCATCGCTCACATTGACTCACTGAAGATGGAGAGCGAGTCTAGTGCTCCAGGGGAACAGCCTCAGTTTCTGGGTGTGAG AGAACAGAGACTGACAGGAATCCTGGTCTTTGTGCTGACAGGAGTGTCTATCTTCTTGGCCCCCGTCCTGCAG TTCATTCCTATGCCGGTCTTGTATGGAGTCTTCCTCTACATGGGTGTTGCTTCTCTTAGTGGCATCCAA TTCTGGGACAGGATTAAACTGATCATGATGCCAGCGAAACACCAGCCAGATTTTTCATACCTGCGCCACGTGCCGCTGAGAAGAGTCCACCTGTTCACACTGGTGCAGATCATCTGCTTAGCTGTTCTCTGGATCCTCAAATCCACATTCCTCGCTATCATCTTCCCGGTCATG atTCTTGGTCTCATGGTGGTACGAAAGATGTTGGACATGGTCTTTTCTCAACACGATCTGGCATGGCTGGATGATATCCTGCCTGAgaaggaaaagaagaaaaaggagGATGACAAAAAGAACACCAAGAAGGACAAAAAGAAAGGCAAAGGAGGGGATGACAGTGAAGAC GACAAGTATAACCCCTATACAAACTGTTCCCCCACTGATTCGGACTTGGATCGCAG CATCACTCTGCACCTGAAGATCTCCTGTCCGTCGTCTCCGGCGATGCCAATGACCAGAGGGATGTCCTGCCCCGTGCCCCAGGTGAAGATTGAGATGGAGTCGGACTATGACGACACAGATATAAACCCTAGAAGCAGACACAGAGATCACAGGGACATGAGCAGCGAAACAACGCTATAA
- the ogfod2 gene encoding 2-oxoglutarate and iron-dependent oxygenase domain-containing protein 2, with protein sequence MEKFYTCSCYFTDNIFLEEYKLHVRFVSERQFRTDYQNILRSLGCVSESQFRDVLGKIHAEIERRQNHKLKSAQRAATIKEIYTPLHQHVYHLQESFLAPELLQLVKYCTSSNATVEGLMKLIQREAAPRVFRFPVFRKEFCKDFIEELEHFEQSDAPKGRPNTMNNYGILLDELGFDESFITPLREVYLRPLTALLYSDCGGNCLDSHKAFVVKYAMREDLDLSYHYDNAEVTLNVSLGKDFMEGNLFFGDMRQVPLSETECVEVEHHVTEGLLHRGQHMHGALPISSGTRWNLIIWMRASRERNKLCPMCGKRPTLVESDGFSDGFTMDPDDTSSTWSCSLT encoded by the exons ATGGAGAAATTTTACACATGCAGCTGTTATTTCACAGATAATATCTTTCTTGAAGAATACAAACTTCACGTTCGTTTCGTCTCAGAGAGACAGTTCAGGACGGACTATCAAAAT ATCCTCAGATCCCTGGGTTGTGTGTCTGAATCTCAGTTCAGAGACGTGCTTGGAAAG ATTCATGCAGAAATCGAAAGACGCCAGAATCATAAATTGAAATCAGCACAGAGAGCAGCTACCATCAAGGAGATTTATACGCCTCTACATCAGCATGTTTATCATTTGCAG GAATCATTTCTGGCCCCAGAACTCTTACAGTTGGTAAAATACTGTACTTCAAGTAATGCAACCGTGGAAGGATTAATGAAACTCATCCAGAGAGAAGCAG CACCAAGGGTTTTCCGATTCCCGGTGTTCCGAAAGGAATTCTGCAAGGATTTTATAGAGGAGCTGGAGCATTTTGAACAGTCTGATGCACCGAAGGGCCGGCCAAACACCATGAACAATTATGGA ATTCTCCTTGATGAACTGGGCTTTGATGAGAGTTTCATCACCCCGCTGAGGGAGGTCTATCTGCGTCCACTCACGGCTCTGCTCTACAGCGACTGTGGAGGAAACTGTCTGGACAGTCACAAGGCTTTCGTGGTCAAGTATGCTATGCGTGAAGACTTGGACCTTAGCTATCATTATGACAACGCTGAAGTCACTCTGAATGTATCACTGGGGAAAGACTTTATGGAGGGGAACTTGTTCTTTGGAGACATGAGACAG GTGCCTTTGAGTGAGACGGAGTGTGTGGAGGTGGAGCATCACGTAACTGAAGGTCTGCTACACAGAGGCCAGCATATGCACGGTGCTCTGCCTATCTCCTCAGGCACACGCTGGAACCTGATCATATGGATGCGAGCTTCACGTGAGAGGAACAAACTCTGCCCTATGTGTGGTAAGAGACCCACACTAGTGGAGAGTGACGGATTCAGTGATGGCTTCACCATGGACCCTGACGACACTAGTAGTACTTGGTCATGTTCTTTAACATGA